GGTTCATTCTCAGTATTTTCTTGTCTCAAATAAGCGGCAATTTCGTAAGTTACACCATAAGGAAACTTTTGACCCTGTTTAAGGTGTGACGCTATAAGTTTGTATTGATTGGCAACATTAGTTAACTCTGTCATAGAAAATCCTAAAGCTACCACAATTATACTAGCCATCAACCAATAAGTGTAACGTGATAAAACATCATCTAAGAATCCTACGCTTATTAAAGCAATAAAAGGCGTAAGTTGAATGAGATAGTGACTATGTCCTGCACCACTTTTTAAAATAGATATAACAGTACCAAATAAAAACAGATTTAACCACAGAATCTGATACCGTTTTTCTTGATTAAAATTACGCCATTGCCAGATATTAAAAAAGAATCCTATTACTCCTCCTAGCAAAACTAAAGTACTAAGCTCAAAAAAGTTTTTAAAGGTAAAATTAAAATGTTTAACAAATGTTTCGAATAATGATAGTTGCGCGTCACTATAATTAAGAGAGGCTCTAATAACTGAATCCCACCAAATTTGATGATAACCGCTAAAAGCATAGGGGAGATAAGTGAGCCCAACGATAAGAGCAAACCCAGCACTATAAGTAAGTACAAGCTTTAACCGTTTTTCTAAGAGAATAAATAAGCCAACTATAACAGCAACATAGGCAAAATTAAGACGGATCATAGTAGCGATCGCCATTAAAATTCCCGCTAAAAAAAGAACAAAAGGCTTTTTCTCTTGGCTAATTAAAATATATAAAACACCCACTAAAGGTACTAAAGCCAGGTGTTCAGTCATAGTTGCTTGTCCTGCAGGAAGAAAACTAGATGACAAGATAAATATTATTCCTGCTAATATGCCTACTCGAGTATTCCAAACAGTTTTACCGATAAAATAGGTAAAAAAAGCGCTTAAAGCGACAGCTAATGCTCCCCCAATTCTGATAGATATTATACTTTTGCCAAATATAGTGATAAAAATCGCATAAGCTAAAAAAGCGATCGGCGGCTTAAGATCCCATAATTCTGTATAAGGAAGATGTCCGTCAAGGAGAGATTGACCCATCAAGATCAATGTACTTTCATCCCAATTAATAACATCTTCAAAAAAAAAGGGAAACCGGATTAATATAGTTAAAAGTAGCAAATAAGTGATTATCAGAAAATCCTTTGTTGCTACTTTTTTAAATCGAAAATAGATCATTATGTTAAACTTAGATTTAATTCGCTTTTTTTGATGATCGCGTCCACTCAAAGATAGTTATTAAACGGTAATTGCTTGTTTTAAACGGTGACAGAACTCTCCAAGTTCCCTGAGATTGTCTGTGGCTGTTGCTGAAGCGAGTATTTTAACGAAAGCACTCCCGACAATAACCGCGTCTGCTCCCCATTGTTGCACTTGTAGGGCTTGTTCGGGACTAGATATACCAAATCCTACTCCTACGGGCTTATCGGTGACATTTTTTAAGGTTGAGATTAAATCTTTGACTCGGGTGGCTACTTGGGTACGCATCCCCGTGACTCCAGTGACGCTGACTAAATAGATAAATCCCTGAGATTGAGAGGCGATCGCTTTAATTCTCTCAGGAGGACTATTAGGAGTAACTAAGAGAGTGACTTCAATACCGTAAGCTTGTGCAGGTTTAATCAGCTTGGACGCCTCTTCTAGAGGTAAATCTGGGACGACTAAGCCCTGTACTCCTGCTGTAGCTATTTGATTCAGAAAATTTTCTATACCACGGTAAAATATAGGGTTATAGTAGGTAAACAAAATAATAGGTGCTTTGATTGTAGACCTGCTCTGTTTAACTAAAGCCAGCACGTCTTCTAAGCGTGTTCCTTTTTGTAGAGCACGGGTCGCAGCCGCCTGAATCACTGGTCCATCAGCGAGGGGATCAGAATAGGGTACCCCCAACTCAATCAAGTCAGCACCGTTAGCTTCTAAGATTTCTAAAGCTTTAGCTGTCGTTTCCAAGTCTGGATCGCCTGCGGTCAAAAAGGGAATCAGGGCGCATTGACCCTTAGCTTTGAGAGACTCAAAACGTTTCAATACAGAAGTCATAGGAATTTTATCTCCTTAAGGATTATTTTTTTCTTCGGCAATTTCTGCTTCGAGTTGAGCTAGTTCTTCTGGAGTCATTTCCTCTAAACGTTTACGTAGTACGGCTTCTTCGTAATCTTTAAGTTGCTGATTATAGGTCATGTTGTGGTTTAAGACTCGCCAAAGATAGCTCAAAATCCAGCCGACTACACCCAGAATCAGTAGCAACTGTGTCCAGATTCCTGCGGTTAGACCATCGATACCTAAGTATTGCAAAAGCAGGTATGAAACACCACCGAAAGCAAAAATAGCTAAACCTATAAAAATAATCTCAATTCGGCGCATAATTGCAATTAGGCTTTGATTTGACGACGCTGAGGACGAAAGTTCAAAAAGGGACTCAATAGTAACATTCCAGGGAAAGAGAAAAAGACCAAGAAATACATGAAGAATCTTTCCCAAGAACTGGCAACGTACCAACGTTCTTTGAGATAAAAATACACCAGTCCAGGGATAATCAGAAGATATAGGACACTTAAACTCAGGTAGAGTCCGGCAACTAAAATGGTTTCTTGGTAAAGCATCGTTAAATTTGAGCTTGCATCAACGGAATGATTATAACATTGTGGGCGATCGCTCTGGGTTATTTAGCTCGTTCAGGCAGAAGCCTACACTGTAATCTATAGATAAGAGTTTAGGTAGTTTATATTATTTCATAAGTTACCGTTTGATTAATTTTGGGCTTGCCAAAACGTCGCCAAGCACTACCACCGCGTAAAAATAACTCCATCCATTTGACCGATTTCCCTGCAGTTAAATCCCAACCAGAACTTCCTGGAGCAAAAGCTAGAGTACCTTCTGGTACTTGAAAACTCCCATCAGAAAACATGGAGTCACTCACTATATCTCCCACGCGCACGATGACTTTAGTCTGAGGAGATAATTGAACGCTATCGTAGGGAATAGTGGTTTTAAGATTACCGTAGCCATCTACCCAAGCTACTCGATTTTCGGGTATGGGGGCGATTTGTTCAGCTTTAACTGGGGAGCCCAAAAGCTCGCGATCGCCTTGAATTATTTTAGCAGCTGCCACTGGAAACACATCCCGAGAACGAAATTGAGAACCCTGTCTCGATACTTCTACTGTGTAAATCGATGTAGCTATATCCCGAATAAAAGATAGTGTATAGCCCGCCCATACTCCTACAACTATAGTACCATTGGGTAAGATAGCGTAAGTTAATCCCTCTCCTTCATTATTAACTCGCGCTTCAGGATTATCTTGACGTGGTGCGCAGTTGTGATAGATCAGACGGGGATTAGGACCACTATTGAGCCCCAATTGTGCTACCCAAAAACCCGTAGCTAGAGTAGAAAATGGCGGTACAGAAAGCGTGTGTACTTGAGCTGTATCTATGAGGCGTAACAACTGTTGAATTACTTCTGTAAAAGCGGGATCGCCTTTGCCGTAATCGGCGATTAAATTAATTAACATATGGATTAAATCTAATTATAGTTAATAATTCCTATTCTATAACAAAATAAAGTTAACTTTAACAAAACATTAAGAAAAGAATAAGAATAGATTAATTTAATTACCAAGGTTAAAGTTGCTAAAAAGCACTAGAATAAAACTGGAAATTTTAGAGTATTTTCTAGCAAAGTAGCTTTGAGATGAGAGCGCAAATTCCAATCTATAAAAACTTTAGCCTTTGGATAATTCTCAATTTATCCATCCTGGCACTGTTAATAATACCTAGAGAAAACTCAACTGTTTCTTATCAAAGATTTCCTCAAGAAAATCCCTGGTTGAGTCGTAATATTTTTCAAGATTTCCAACTATTACTTTCAGATTCAAGCTGGAGCGAAATCATAGATCTAAAAATCGAGAAAATGGTAGCTGAAATAAAAGCAATGCCAGCGACAAGTACTTGGCCAGAAATTCATGGTAACGCTAAAAAAGCTAAAGTCCCCGTGATTATGTACCATGATATTTTAGAAAAAAAAGAGGTATTTTTTGATCTGACTCCAGAAGAATTAGCAGCAGATTTTGCCTTAATTAAAGCTGAGGGGATGAATCCGATCTCCATGGATCAATTGATTAATCACTTGCGCACGGGAGAACCTTTACCAGAAAAACCGATTTTGTTAACATTTGACGACGGTTATGGAGGTCATTATCAATACGTTTATCCCTTACTCAAACAATACGGCTATCAGGCCGTTTTTTCAATTTATACGAATAAAATGAAGGGTAAAACGACTCGTTCTAGCATTACTTGGTCACAACTAAAAGAAATGGCCAAAGATCCTTTAGTGACTATCGCTTCTCATAGTATTTCTCATCCTTTGGATTTGCGTACCCTGTCTGATGCAGAATTAGTGCAAGAGATTGTAATGTCAAAGCAGATTTTAGAGCAAGAACTGGGAATTCAGATACGCTACTTTACCTATCCGGTGGGTAAATCAGATGAAAGAGTTAGGGAAGAAGTGGCAAAAGCAGGGTATGAAGCGGCTTTATCGATGGATGAACAGTTAGAACAATTTGCAGGAGAATCCCCCGATTTACTGACAATTGGTCGCTTTGGTCAAGGTAGTCTCAGACGGATTATACCCCAAGCTTGGGAAGGACCACCACTGCCTAGAGAAGATGGAGGCTTTAACTTTACGACGCGCGTGGTTAAACAAGAGTACTGGAGCGAAGAGGTGGGATTGATTCTGATCAGCGGAGGTAAACCCACTACAATCCATGCAGATAGTCGTTATCAAGTCTCAGAGATTATCGCCAATACCCCAGAGGCGATCGCCGCAGTAGACGGCGCTTTTTTCTCTCTGGAATATTTAGACTCAAATACCCTAATAGGACCAGTTTTAAGCAAAGAGGGAAAATCTTTTGTTTCTGGGAATAAGTCTGAAAATCCCTTACTCGACGGACGTCCCTTGGTACTAATCGGTCCAAATCAGGTTAAATTTATTCCCTTTGCGCATCAGCTACATAACACCATCTCTGGAATTAAAGAAGAAATGGCTTCAGTAACGGATGCTTTTGTCGGTGCGGGTTGGCTTGTTAAAAATGGTCAACCTCAAGCACTGGAAAGTTTTGGAGATCTTTTTGATGTCAACGAACCCCGTCATCGCGCTTTTTGGGGAATTAATCAGGGGGGACAACCAGTGATCGGTGTATCTACTACTCGCGTCGGTTCCGTCAAACTGGGTGAAATTTTAGCTCAACTGGGGATGCGAGATATAGTCATGTTGGACTCTGGTGCGAGTACCTCTTTAGCTTTTGAGGGACAGTCATTGGTAGGATATATTCCTCGTCCGGTCCCTCACGTTGTGGCTCTGGTAAAGCCCGAGCTCCAAAATACAGGTTTTTTTGAAACTATGTTAACTTATGTGAAAATGCAATAATTACCTCTACAACTATGCAAATACAATCTAAATCTGCTCTTTTGAGTCCCTTACAGATGGGAGATTTAACTCTGAAAAATCGAGTAGTGATGGCTCCTTTGACACGATCAAGAGCTGGATTAAAGCGTATTCCTAACTCCCTGATGGCTCAATATTATCAACAAAGAGCTTCAGCGGGTTTGATTATTACTGAAGCGACGGTTATCTCTCCTCAGGCGATCGGTTGGGAACAATCTCCCGGTATTTATACTGACGAACAAACTGAAGCTTGGAAACAAGTAACCGAGGTTCTACATGAACAAAATACTCCTGTTTTCTTACAACTATGGCACTGCGGTCGAGCGTCTCATAGTGATTTTCAAGAAAATGGACAGTTACCCGTTGCACCCTCGGCGATTAAGATCGCAGGAGATCATATTCATACACCCCTGGGGAAAAAGCCCTACGAAGTACCTAGAGCTTTAGCAACAGAAGAAATCCCACTAATAGTTGAAGACTACCGTAAAGCGAGCGAGAGAGCGAAAATGGCTGGTTTTGATGGGATAGAAATTCACGCAGCTAACGGTTATCTTATTGATCAATTTCTACAGTCTAAAACTAATCAGCGACAAGATCGCTATGGTGGTGGGAGTTTAGAGAATCGCTT
This portion of the Gloeocapsa sp. PCC 73106 genome encodes:
- the ndhL gene encoding NAD(P)H-quinone oxidoreductase subunit L; the protein is MLYQETILVAGLYLSLSVLYLLIIPGLVYFYLKERWYVASSWERFFMYFLVFFSFPGMLLLSPFLNFRPQRRQIKA
- a CDS encoding polysaccharide deacetylase family protein; translation: MRAQIPIYKNFSLWIILNLSILALLIIPRENSTVSYQRFPQENPWLSRNIFQDFQLLLSDSSWSEIIDLKIEKMVAEIKAMPATSTWPEIHGNAKKAKVPVIMYHDILEKKEVFFDLTPEELAADFALIKAEGMNPISMDQLINHLRTGEPLPEKPILLTFDDGYGGHYQYVYPLLKQYGYQAVFSIYTNKMKGKTTRSSITWSQLKEMAKDPLVTIASHSISHPLDLRTLSDAELVQEIVMSKQILEQELGIQIRYFTYPVGKSDERVREEVAKAGYEAALSMDEQLEQFAGESPDLLTIGRFGQGSLRRIIPQAWEGPPLPREDGGFNFTTRVVKQEYWSEEVGLILISGGKPTTIHADSRYQVSEIIANTPEAIAAVDGAFFSLEYLDSNTLIGPVLSKEGKSFVSGNKSENPLLDGRPLVLIGPNQVKFIPFAHQLHNTISGIKEEMASVTDAFVGAGWLVKNGQPQALESFGDLFDVNEPRHRAFWGINQGGQPVIGVSTTRVGSVKLGEILAQLGMRDIVMLDSGASTSLAFEGQSLVGYIPRPVPHVVALVKPELQNTGFFETMLTYVKMQ
- a CDS encoding glycosyltransferase family 39 protein codes for the protein MIYFRFKKVATKDFLIITYLLLLTILIRFPFFFEDVINWDESTLILMGQSLLDGHLPYTELWDLKPPIAFLAYAIFITIFGKSIISIRIGGALAVALSAFFTYFIGKTVWNTRVGILAGIIFILSSSFLPAGQATMTEHLALVPLVGVLYILISQEKKPFVLFLAGILMAIATMIRLNFAYVAVIVGLFILLEKRLKLVLTYSAGFALIVGLTYLPYAFSGYHQIWWDSVIRASLNYSDAQLSLFETFVKHFNFTFKNFFELSTLVLLGGVIGFFFNIWQWRNFNQEKRYQILWLNLFLFGTVISILKSGAGHSHYLIQLTPFIALISVGFLDDVLSRYTYWLMASIIVVALGFSMTELTNVANQYKLIASHLKQGQKFPYGVTYEIAAYLRQENTENEPIYLMTNHLVYWHLNAKPLTKISTHPSNISKDYLLTVMFGSDASTEKELTKILSQKPRFIVKDEKVEYLSYKPEAKLLLEKNLRTNYQLVKEIDGIQIYSRIKP
- the trpA gene encoding tryptophan synthase subunit alpha, with the protein product MTSVLKRFESLKAKGQCALIPFLTAGDPDLETTAKALEILEANGADLIELGVPYSDPLADGPVIQAAATRALQKGTRLEDVLALVKQSRSTIKAPIILFTYYNPIFYRGIENFLNQIATAGVQGLVVPDLPLEEASKLIKPAQAYGIEVTLLVTPNSPPERIKAIASQSQGFIYLVSVTGVTGMRTQVATRVKDLISTLKNVTDKPVGVGFGISSPEQALQVQQWGADAVIVGSAFVKILASATATDNLRELGEFCHRLKQAITV
- a CDS encoding DUF3007 family protein, giving the protein MRRIEIIFIGLAIFAFGGVSYLLLQYLGIDGLTAGIWTQLLLILGVVGWILSYLWRVLNHNMTYNQQLKDYEEAVLRKRLEEMTPEELAQLEAEIAEEKNNP
- a CDS encoding S-adenosyl-l-methionine hydroxide adenosyltransferase family protein, which encodes MLINLIADYGKGDPAFTEVIQQLLRLIDTAQVHTLSVPPFSTLATGFWVAQLGLNSGPNPRLIYHNCAPRQDNPEARVNNEGEGLTYAILPNGTIVVGVWAGYTLSFIRDIATSIYTVEVSRQGSQFRSRDVFPVAAAKIIQGDRELLGSPVKAEQIAPIPENRVAWVDGYGNLKTTIPYDSVQLSPQTKVIVRVGDIVSDSMFSDGSFQVPEGTLAFAPGSSGWDLTAGKSVKWMELFLRGGSAWRRFGKPKINQTVTYEII
- a CDS encoding alkene reductase; protein product: MTSTTMQIQSKSALLSPLQMGDLTLKNRVVMAPLTRSRAGLKRIPNSLMAQYYQQRASAGLIITEATVISPQAIGWEQSPGIYTDEQTEAWKQVTEVLHEQNTPVFLQLWHCGRASHSDFQENGQLPVAPSAIKIAGDHIHTPLGKKPYEVPRALATEEIPLIVEDYRKASERAKMAGFDGIEIHAANGYLIDQFLQSKTNQRQDRYGGGSLENRFRFLKEIVEACLENWHGQQIGVRIAPNGAFNDMGSPDYVDTFLYVAQELNNYNLAYLHVMDGLDFGFHKLGRPMTLSDFREVFGGLLMGNCGYNQVSAEEAIQSGKADLIAFGRPFISNPDLVERFTHGWELNPPADMSAWYSFEPEGYVDFPFYQE